One genomic window of Papaver somniferum cultivar HN1 unplaced genomic scaffold, ASM357369v1 unplaced-scaffold_150, whole genome shotgun sequence includes the following:
- the LOC113335979 gene encoding uncharacterized protein LOC113335979 produces MKGYYLKDSNYEKLTCHFLFAYYIDEAELYFASRAKVQKIVDNVKCIGTGGKHARKYLKRPLGHQTFAAHVNNLISVVEYASEHDPYTGDRVTVHRVSRDHGVNEQDIQRRDIHLVRQVDEPDIQREVSEDTMIHLLTRKAGKIERREANQN; encoded by the exons ATGAAAGGCTATTATCTGAAAGATAGTAATTATGAGAAATTGACATGTCACTTTCTTTTTGCATATTATATAGATGAAGCGGAGTTATATTTTGCATCAAGAGCTAAAGTTCAAAAAATAGTAGATAATGTGAAGTGTATTGGAACTGGAGGTAAACATGCTCGTAAGTACCTGAAACGCCCGTTAGGCCATCAAACATTTGCAGCACATGTGAATAACTTGATATCTGTGGTAGAGTATGCTTCTGAACATGATCCATATACAGGGGATCGAGTCACAG TTCATCGTGTATCCCGTGATCATGGGGTGAATGAGCAAGACATCCAACGTAGAGATATCCACCTTGTTCGTCAAGTGGATGAGCCAGACATCCAAAGAGAAGTCAGCGAAGATACCATGATACATCTTCTTACAAGGAAAGCGGGGAAGATTGAGCGTAGGGAAGCAAACCAAAATTGA